DNA sequence from the Parasphaerochaeta coccoides DSM 17374 genome:
TCAGGAAGTTGCGTCCCTTGAAGTATGTCCGTGACAATGGATAGGCAAGTGTTGTGGACAGAAACATGTTGATGCATGTACCGACAAGCGCGACGATGAACGAATTCTTCAGCCCGCGTAAGACATCACCTGCATTCAGGATATACTCATAGGCATTGAGGGAAAACTGGCGTGGAATCAGGAAGAAGGATCTTTCAGTCAGTTCCCGTTCCGTCGCGAATGAACCTGCTATGACGTAGATGAAAGGCAGGAGTGTCATGAGCGCGAACGCCGCGACGATAATATAGATGAATACCTGCTGGACTTGATCAAAGGGACTTCGCTTTATGGTACGTGACCTGGTACCCGGCATGGTATCTTTCCTCCCCTCAATACAGCCCCGATTCACCGAAGCGTTTGGCAAACCGGTTGGAAGCTATGACCATGAACATGCCGACAAAGGACTTGAAAAGCCCCGCAGCAGTTCCCAGGGAATAGTTCCCGTTCACGACGCTCCGCGTATAGATATACGTGTCAAAGACATCTGAAACGCTCCTGTTCATGGAGTTCTGCATCAGGAAAATCTGCTCGTACCCTGTATTCATGACCTGGCCAAGCTTCAGGATGAACATAATGATGATTGTTCCCCTGATACCGGGAAGCGTGATATGCCACAACTTCTGGAAACGGTTGGCTCCATCCACCACGGCGGCCTCATACAGTTGCACATCCACGCTGGCAAGCGCAGCCAGATAAATGATGGTTCCGTATCCTGTCTCCTTCCACATGCTCTGCCCAATGATCATAGGCACGAAAAGCTTGGGATTGCTCATGATATCCGGAGCGCGGCGACCCATGACTTCCTTGAGAAGGTGAAGGATGATGCCATCCGACGTGTTGAACATCTGGGCGGTGAGAGTGGCGACTATGACCCAGGAAATGAAGTGAGGAATATAGACTATGGTTTGCGTGATGCGCTTGAAGGGATACGATCTGATTTCATTAAGCAGAAGGGCAAGGATGATGGGAGCAGGAAAATAAAAAATCAGACTGAAAATGGAAATAGTCAGGGTGTTCTTCAATATTCTCAGGAAATCGGGACCAGTGAACAGCGTCTTGAAGATGGAAAAACCTACAAATGGACTTTCAACGAAGGCTCCAATCATTGTCGTCCCGTTGTAAGGGCTGAAATTCTGGAACGCCATCACCAACGCGAACATGGGGACGAAACAGAAGACAACCATCCAGAGAAAGCCGGGAATGACAAATATGTACAACCACTTATGGTCGTTGACGGGCTTTAGGAATCCCCTGAGAAAAACTCCCGTATTCTTGTCGGAGGCTTCAGCTCTTGACTTAAATTCAGACATGACAGACTCCTAACGGGAACATTGGAAACCTTGTCTGTCATAAAATTAGCATACAAATATCGGTATCACCTTAACAAATTGGTCATTTTTTAGCATATTTTTATCACATCATTTTCATGAAAAATGTGTCATGATACATATTTGTCCTAATTTGTCCTAAATTTTCCCATGAGCCGCCAATTCCTTCATCTGGACTGTGTGGAGCCGCCAGTAATGCCCGCGCAGTGCCATCAGCTCATCGTGGGAACCCGTTTCCAGGATTTTCCCTCCATGGACATACATGATGCGGGTACAGGAACGGACTGTTGAAAGCCTGTGCGCGACAATGAATGATGTCCTGCCTTCAAGAAGAATTGATATGCCCCGCTGAAGAAGCTCCTCGGTTCTGGAATCAATGCTGCTCGTAGCCTCATCAAGTACCAGTATCCGGGGATCAGCAAGCAAAGTGCGGGCGAAAGCAATGAGCTGCCGCTCTCCCTGGGAGAGTCCCCTCCCGCCCTCCTTGACCACAGTATGGTATCCGTCCGGAAGATTCCTGATGAATGCATCAGCCTGCAACATGGTGGCGACTCTTTCAACTTCCGCGTCAGAAGCATCAAGCCGTCCATAGCGAATGTTGTCCGCTATTGTTCCGGAGAACAGGAAACTATCTTGGAGCATGATTCCCATTTGGCTGCGCAGTGACTCCAAAGTGACATCCATCAGGTCATGACCATCTATGCAAATGCTCCCCTCCTGGACATTGTAGAACCTGCTGATAAGACTGAGGATAGTTGTCTTCCCCGCTCCCGTAGGGCCTACGACCGCTATGCTTTCCCCTGGAGAGACAGAGAAGGAAACATCGGTCAGGATGGGTCTGGAGGCATCATAGGAAAATGAAACATGCGTGAAATCAACCTTGCCCTTTACCGGCGGCAGAGGTCGGGCATGAGGAGCGTCCTCAATCAGAACCGGCTCGTTGATCGTCTCGAATATCCTCTCAAGATAGGCCACGGAGTTGATAAAATTATTGTAGATGTTCGCAAGGTTAATCAGAGGCTGCCAAAAACGGTTGGCGTAGGTAGCCATGGCAAGGAGTACGCCGAAGGTCGCCATGGGGCTAATCAGGTATACACCGGCAATATATACCAGGGTAAACACAATCTGGCTCATTGACTCGGTGAATACCCATACGCTGTTCGAGACTACAATCGCCTTCATCCACGCAATGCGCCGCATGCGGGAAAGACGCCGGAGAATCCCCACGTTCTTTTTCTGACGGTCGAAGATTTGAGTGACCCGTGAACCTTGGATGGATTCCTGCACATACGCATTGAGATTGGAATTCTTGTCGGACACCCTCTGCCATGCCCGCCGCTGCCGGGGCTTGATATAGAAGATGAAGGCGGCGACGAATACCAGACCTGCGACCGTAATGGACGCCAGGGGCATGCTGACACGGAACATGAAAATGGCAATGAACACAATATTGATAAGCTCAATGATGAAATTCAGCACTCCGTTGGAGAGAATATCGCTGATGGAATTTACATAGCTGATTACCCGCACCAGGATTTTACCGTGCGGCCTGTTGTCATAATAAGAAAAAGGAAGCTTCTGGAGATGCGCAAAGACATCCTGGCGGATATCGTGGATGATTTGCTGTCCTGCCTGGGTCACAATGATAGTACGGATTGCGTTGAAGCCGACATTGACCACTATGGTGAGGGCAAAAAGAATGGTCATCCTGACCAAGGCTTCCATATTCCGGGAAGGAATGACCTCATCCATCACCTTCTGGAGTATCAGGGGGCCTGTAAGCCCCACCACGCTGCCGACAGCACTAAGCAGCAGAGCCACGGACATGCGACCTTTTACACGACCGATATACGTCATGACACTGCTCAGATTCTTCCAACTGAAAGGGACATCGAGCCTCTCGTCGATATCATATTTGTTGCGTGCCATCTCATATTTCTCCAACAGCCTGGGAAAGCTGCAAATCTCGTATCTTCTTGTAATATCCGCCGCATGCAAGGAGAGAGTCATGGGTTCCTGTCTCGACTATTCGTCCATGGTCAAGGACAATGATTAAATCCGCTTCCTCTATGAAAGATACCCGCTGCGCAACAATGATTTTGGTACATGTCCAATCCAAGCCCTCCAGACTCCTGTGGATATATGATTCTGTTTCCAGGTCTACGGCGGAGGTGATATCATCCAGGATGAGGATGGAAGGCTTCTTTGCCAAGGCGCGAGCCAGGGATATTCTTTGTTTCTGTCCTCCGCTCAGCCCCATCCCCCTCTCCCCGATGATGGTTCCATAACCGTCCGCCATGGCACAGACAAAGTCGTTCGCGTCAGCTGCCTGGGCAATGGAACGGACTTTTTCATTGTCCAGATTACCCGAACCATAACAAATGTTCCTGGTCACCGTATCCGAGAAAAGGAATACATCCTGCATGGCATACCCGATTCCCCTCCTCAGGGAACTGAGCGTATAGTCCCGGACATCCCTGCCATCAATCATGACATTGCCGGAGGCAGGGTCAATGAGCCGTACCAGCATACTGACAAGGAGGGTCTTTCCCGCTCCGGTACTTCCCAGAATGCCGACAGTCTTCCCCGCTCCTATGGAGAATGTCACATCATCCAGGATAATCCTGTCATCCAGCTCCAGGGAAACGCCACGGAAAGAAACATCTCCGCGGATATCGCCGCAGGGAACGGTAACCGCGCCAATCCTTTCCTCGACTTCAAAGGGCGCGTCATATACTTCAATGATGCGGTCGCTACAGGTAACGAAACGCTGGAAATCATTTATCAGTACCCCCAGGTTTCTCAGCGGATTGGATATTGCCCAGACAAGCGACGTGAAGGCTATCATTGCGCCCGAAGTCATCCTGCCTTGAATCATGAAGGTTCCGCCTACAAGGATGGTGATGATCCACAGCATCTGCCCCAAGGCGTCAAGGATGGGCTGGAACTTGGCTCCTGTAAACGCGACATCGACGTTCATTTTCTGGAAGCGTCTGTTCGCGGCATTGAATTTGTCATTCTCAAAATTTTCCCGTGCAAAGGCTTTCACTACACGGTTCCCTTCTATGTTTTCCTGAACTACCGTGCTAAGCTCGGTAAGCTTCTGACGGACAATGGCATGCATGGGACGGATACGCCGGATGAATCTGCTGGAAAGGAAGAATATGAAAGGCGCAACAGTCACCATGCATAAAGTCAGACGCCAGTTGACTGTCATAAGGAAAGAAAACGCGGCAATGAACGTGCTGAGGGCATCAACGACATTGTAAGAAGTCCATGCCACGGAATGTCTGATAAGGTCAAGGTCGCTCGTCATGCGGGTCATGAGGTCGCCAGTACGCATTTTCATGAGGAAACGGTGGCTTTGGTTCTGGATGATGTCATACATGCGGGCACGCATGCCTTCCATGCATTCCTGGCTGTTGGTCTCAAGGAGCATGACCATCAGATATCTGAGTCCCAGCCGCACGCCCTGGACGACCAACATCATGCCGAGCAAAGGAAGAAGAAGCGTCGTATCTTGTGGAATGACCACCCTGTCAATGAGCTGCTGGGCAAGCATCGGGTTGACGATGAGCAGAGCAGAAGTCACAACTGACAGGAAAAGCGCAGCGACAAGATAAGGGCGTTTCTTACCCATATGCTTCCACAGCCATTTAAGATGGGTCATGAAGAATAGCTCCTTTTGTATACTTCCCTAGAATACGGATATTATAAAAAATGACAAGCAGCTCCGC
Encoded proteins:
- a CDS encoding ABC transporter permease; its protein translation is MSEFKSRAEASDKNTGVFLRGFLKPVNDHKWLYIFVIPGFLWMVVFCFVPMFALVMAFQNFSPYNGTTMIGAFVESPFVGFSIFKTLFTGPDFLRILKNTLTISIFSLIFYFPAPIILALLLNEIRSYPFKRITQTIVYIPHFISWVIVATLTAQMFNTSDGIILHLLKEVMGRRAPDIMSNPKLFVPMIIGQSMWKETGYGTIIYLAALASVDVQLYEAAVVDGANRFQKLWHITLPGIRGTIIIMFILKLGQVMNTGYEQIFLMQNSMNRSVSDVFDTYIYTRSVVNGNYSLGTAAGLFKSFVGMFMVIASNRFAKRFGESGLY
- a CDS encoding ABC transporter ATP-binding protein; this encodes MARNKYDIDERLDVPFSWKNLSSVMTYIGRVKGRMSVALLLSAVGSVVGLTGPLILQKVMDEVIPSRNMEALVRMTILFALTIVVNVGFNAIRTIIVTQAGQQIIHDIRQDVFAHLQKLPFSYYDNRPHGKILVRVISYVNSISDILSNGVLNFIIELINIVFIAIFMFRVSMPLASITVAGLVFVAAFIFYIKPRQRRAWQRVSDKNSNLNAYVQESIQGSRVTQIFDRQKKNVGILRRLSRMRRIAWMKAIVVSNSVWVFTESMSQIVFTLVYIAGVYLISPMATFGVLLAMATYANRFWQPLINLANIYNNFINSVAYLERIFETINEPVLIEDAPHARPLPPVKGKVDFTHVSFSYDASRPILTDVSFSVSPGESIAVVGPTGAGKTTILSLISRFYNVQEGSICIDGHDLMDVTLESLRSQMGIMLQDSFLFSGTIADNIRYGRLDASDAEVERVATMLQADAFIRNLPDGYHTVVKEGGRGLSQGERQLIAFARTLLADPRILVLDEATSSIDSRTEELLQRGISILLEGRTSFIVAHRLSTVRSCTRIMYVHGGKILETGSHDELMALRGHYWRLHTVQMKELAAHGKI
- a CDS encoding ABC transporter ATP-binding protein, which gives rise to MTHLKWLWKHMGKKRPYLVAALFLSVVTSALLIVNPMLAQQLIDRVVIPQDTTLLLPLLGMMLVVQGVRLGLRYLMVMLLETNSQECMEGMRARMYDIIQNQSHRFLMKMRTGDLMTRMTSDLDLIRHSVAWTSYNVVDALSTFIAAFSFLMTVNWRLTLCMVTVAPFIFFLSSRFIRRIRPMHAIVRQKLTELSTVVQENIEGNRVVKAFARENFENDKFNAANRRFQKMNVDVAFTGAKFQPILDALGQMLWIITILVGGTFMIQGRMTSGAMIAFTSLVWAISNPLRNLGVLINDFQRFVTCSDRIIEVYDAPFEVEERIGAVTVPCGDIRGDVSFRGVSLELDDRIILDDVTFSIGAGKTVGILGSTGAGKTLLVSMLVRLIDPASGNVMIDGRDVRDYTLSSLRRGIGYAMQDVFLFSDTVTRNICYGSGNLDNEKVRSIAQAADANDFVCAMADGYGTIIGERGMGLSGGQKQRISLARALAKKPSILILDDITSAVDLETESYIHRSLEGLDWTCTKIIVAQRVSFIEEADLIIVLDHGRIVETGTHDSLLACGGYYKKIRDLQLSQAVGEI